One Ranitomeya imitator isolate aRanImi1 chromosome 1, aRanImi1.pri, whole genome shotgun sequence DNA window includes the following coding sequences:
- the LOC138677460 gene encoding uncharacterized protein, with amino-acid sequence MCVIFVVSVGDVTTRWRSIRDQYRRERQQRERSGAAAPPKKKIYIYFDRLTFLNPSMDLRPTQSNLTDRETGSDSELVIDPVGEGEEVAGPSSAPSGSIPPGSSSSGQPAPAEPEQQQEAPQLSSSSSAAAAPPPLSQDDPGNSSSPTVALERSPQAAVFSQRARRRRELIQSRRNVDAGVMNYLARVREDDGEEGFTRSLSRYLRPIERELRLRVRGCIQILIDACTPPNNPYQLMEFIEQWQMSPQNILRPQRLQGMHAHEGSEAPPPRQPTPQPQPTPNPPWQPQYHMSGYRQPSQYGHLSTPSAGGWSQPGFGQYGHFGLGYDSRPYGQQHQGLPRNPFQNIPTVQHHPRHILAPATTTSSQGAGQLGLQRPPDEDPEQSTSPTPTYQDL; translated from the exons atgtgtgtaatatttgttgtttcagtgggtgatgttacaacccgATGGAGGAGCATCCGcgatcaatataggagggagaggcagcagcgggagcggAGTGGGGCAGCCGCACCacccaagaaaaaaatatatatatattttgacaggctcacttttttgaaccccagcatggacctcaggcc aacacagtccaacctcactgacagggagacagggtctgactcagaattggtcatagacccagtgggtgaaggagaagaggtggctggtccatcttctgctccctcaggctccatccctccaggatcctcctcatctggtcagccagctccagcagagccagaacaacagcaagaggccccacagttgtcatcatcatcatcagcagcagcagcaccaccaccacttagccaggatgaccctggaaacagcagcagccctactgttgccctggagcgctcaccacaggctgcagtcttttcacagcgtgctcgccgcaggagagagcttatccaaagccggagaaacgtggatgctggtgtgatgaactatctggcaagggttcgtgaggatgatggggaggagggctttaccaGGAGCCTTTCCCGGTACTTAAGGCCAATAGAAcgtgagttgaggcttcgtgtgagagggtgcattcagatcctgattgatgcatgcacccccccaaataacccataccaacTTATGGAAtttattgaacagtggcagatgtcacctcaaaatatcctgcggcctcagagattacaaggcatgcatgctcatgagggatctgaagcaccccctccacgtcagccaacacctcaaccacaacccacacccaacccaccatggcaacctcagtaccatatgtCCGGATAtcgtcaaccatcccaatatggccacttgtccacacccagtgctggaggctggtcccaacctgggtttggacaatatggccattttggtttggggtatgattccaggccatatggtcagcaacatcaggggttacctagaaatcctttccaaaatataccAACTGTCCAGCATCATCCCAGGCATATTTTGgcgccagccactaccacatcctcacagggtgcaggacaattgggcctacaaaggccacctgatgaggaTCCAGAGCAATCCACATCTCCAACACCTACCTACCAAgacttgtga